The Cloacibacillus sp. genome includes a window with the following:
- a CDS encoding FeoA family protein — translation MKTLKETKPGESVNVVRVHGTGALRRRLLDMGITKGSRIDVLKMAPLGDPIEVTIRGYELSLRKSEGEMVEVEPII, via the coding sequence ATGAAAACTCTGAAAGAGACAAAGCCCGGAGAATCCGTCAATGTCGTAAGGGTACACGGTACGGGCGCGCTGAGACGGCGTCTGCTTGACATGGGCATCACCAAGGGAAGCCGCATTGACGTACTGAAGATGGCTCCGCTCGGCGACCCGATCGAGGTCACGATACGCGGATACGAGCTCTCTCTAAGGAAGTCCGAGGGAGAGATGGTCGAGGTAGAGCC
- a CDS encoding FeoA family protein: MMPLMMADAGMAYGIKRIGGEGTQRQFIEGLGFVPGAEVVIISKNAGNLIVSIKGSRVAINKDIALKIMI; the protein is encoded by the coding sequence ATGATGCCTTTAATGATGGCCGATGCCGGCATGGCCTACGGAATTAAACGAATCGGCGGCGAGGGCACTCAGAGGCAGTTTATTGAGGGACTTGGCTTTGTCCCCGGAGCCGAAGTCGTGATCATATCAAAAAATGCCGGCAATCTTATTGTCAGCATCAAGGGCTCGAGAGTCGCTATAAATAAAGACATCGCCCTTAAAATCATGATTTGA